From Polaribacter butkevichii, a single genomic window includes:
- the ttcA gene encoding tRNA 2-thiocytidine(32) synthetase TtcA: MENQKQVTKKLQRGVAEAIQQFTMIAEGDKIMVCLSGGKDSYAMLNMLLYFQKVAPISFEIVAVNLDQKQPGFPVEVLPTYLQNLGVAYKIIEKNTYKIVMDKTPEGKTTCSLCSRLRRGTLYEAAKDLGCNKLALGHHRNDIIETFFLNFFFAGKMETMPPKFKNDAGDLIVLRPLAFCKESDIEAYADFMDFPIIPCNLCGSQENLQRKKVKQMITDWETEFPNRNAIMMNALQNVFPSHLLDQKLYDFENLESKIPETSLLE; encoded by the coding sequence ATGGAAAACCAAAAACAAGTAACTAAAAAATTACAGCGTGGCGTTGCAGAAGCTATTCAGCAATTTACAATGATTGCCGAGGGAGATAAAATTATGGTTTGTCTTTCTGGCGGAAAAGACAGTTATGCCATGTTAAACATGTTATTGTATTTCCAAAAGGTAGCGCCTATTTCTTTTGAAATTGTTGCGGTAAATTTAGATCAAAAACAACCTGGTTTTCCGGTAGAAGTACTCCCCACCTATTTACAGAATTTAGGTGTAGCTTATAAAATTATAGAAAAGAATACCTATAAAATTGTCATGGACAAAACGCCAGAAGGTAAAACAACCTGTAGTTTATGTTCTCGTTTGCGTAGAGGAACTTTATATGAAGCCGCTAAAGATTTAGGTTGTAATAAACTGGCTTTAGGTCACCATAGAAATGATATTATAGAAACCTTTTTCTTAAACTTTTTCTTTGCGGGGAAAATGGAAACCATGCCGCCTAAGTTTAAAAACGATGCAGGAGATTTAATTGTACTAAGACCTTTGGCTTTTTGTAAAGAAAGTGATATTGAAGCGTATGCCGACTTTATGGACTTCCCTATTATACCTTGTAACTTGTGTGGTTCTCAAGAAAACTTACAACGTAAAAAGGTAAAACAAATGATTACTGATTGGGAAACCGAATTCCCAAATAGAAATGCCATTATGATGAATGCTTTACAAAACGTATTTCCTTCTCACCTTTTAGATCAAAAATTGTATGATTTTGAGAATTTAGAATCTAAAATACCCGAAACTTCTTTGTTAGAATAA
- a CDS encoding TetR/AcrR family transcriptional regulator translates to MARKKEYNESEVVEKAMKLFWRKGYETTSMQMLEKEMGINKFSIYASFGNKHGLFLESLKCYKSKVSVILEKFKNASNGVEDIKQFFYDSVNENFKEDNQKGCFVTNTYNEFSESEDLLIKQEMNAFMNNLKTLFIEKLKMDGTRNADTIQKQANFLLLAKHGLAAAARVNTKQEIEDYIEMTFKNI, encoded by the coding sequence ATGGCAAGAAAAAAAGAATATAACGAAAGCGAAGTAGTAGAAAAAGCAATGAAGCTTTTTTGGAGAAAAGGTTATGAAACCACTTCTATGCAAATGCTAGAAAAAGAAATGGGGATTAACAAATTTTCTATTTACGCTAGTTTTGGCAATAAGCACGGTCTTTTTCTTGAAAGTTTAAAATGCTACAAAAGCAAAGTAAGTGTAATTTTAGAGAAATTTAAAAATGCATCCAACGGAGTTGAAGACATTAAACAGTTTTTCTATGACTCTGTAAACGAAAACTTTAAAGAAGATAACCAAAAAGGCTGCTTTGTAACCAATACCTATAATGAATTTTCTGAAAGCGAAGATTTATTGATCAAACAAGAAATGAATGCTTTTATGAATAACTTAAAAACATTGTTTATTGAAAAATTAAAAATGGACGGAACAAGAAACGCCGACACCATACAAAAACAAGCCAATTTTTTACTCTTGGCAAAACATGGTTTGGCTGCTGCAGCTAGAGTAAATACAAAACAAGAAATTGAAGATTATATAGAAATGACTTTTAAAAACATATAA
- a CDS encoding M949_RS01915 family surface polysaccharide biosynthesis protein encodes MNRTLIILFLLIYNFSFGQKPNVTSKQLSQQEIDAIFTERIKKQLKIEHSIYRVYEYTDKIGKYFMVMTQNKIECQQREKCFNSIKVFCYLFKNNNYKIQWKINDFIVPNSNEYSISHWTKYFSINDYDKDGIADPIIIYGTFGMNDTGDGRIKIIIYYKNNKVAIRHQNGVLDGERHTQVDKEFYQLPIDIQTNVKTIIKNIHINGHGIFPYNWEKAMKNKELEIDDN; translated from the coding sequence ATGAACAGAACCTTAATCATATTATTTCTTTTAATTTACAACTTCTCGTTTGGACAAAAACCGAATGTAACAAGTAAACAATTATCTCAACAGGAAATTGATGCTATTTTTACAGAGCGTATTAAAAAACAATTAAAAATAGAGCATTCAATTTACAGAGTATACGAGTATACTGACAAAATTGGAAAATACTTTATGGTAATGACTCAAAATAAAATTGAGTGCCAACAACGCGAAAAATGTTTTAATTCTATAAAAGTTTTTTGTTATTTATTTAAAAATAACAATTATAAAATTCAATGGAAAATAAACGATTTCATTGTTCCAAATTCAAACGAATATTCCATTTCTCATTGGACGAAATATTTTAGTATAAATGACTATGACAAAGATGGTATTGCAGACCCAATAATCATTTATGGAACTTTCGGAATGAACGATACAGGAGATGGAAGAATAAAAATAATAATATATTACAAGAACAATAAAGTAGCCATAAGACATCAGAATGGGGTACTTGATGGAGAAAGACACACGCAAGTAGATAAAGAATTTTACCAATTACCAATTGATATTCAAACAAATGTAAAAACAATCATTAAAAACATACATATAAATGGTCACGGAATTTTTCCATACAACTGGGAAAAGGCTATGAAAAACAAAGAATTGGAAATTGATGATAATTAA
- a CDS encoding carboxymuconolactone decarboxylase family protein, which yields MTTLKINNIETAPEESKALLEGSQKAYGMIPGLHGVLSTSPQAFEAYQTLHDLFTKTAFNADELTVVWQTINVEHACHYCVPAHTGIAKMMKVDDAIIEALRNETPLESAKLEALRTFTLIITRNRGHVSQEDLNTFYAAGYTERSVLDIILGLSQKVISNYTNHIANTPVDAAFQPFAWEKK from the coding sequence ATGACTACATTAAAAATTAACAACATAGAAACAGCACCAGAAGAAAGCAAAGCATTATTAGAAGGTTCTCAAAAAGCATACGGAATGATTCCTGGTTTACATGGTGTTTTATCTACATCTCCTCAGGCTTTTGAAGCATACCAAACATTACACGATTTATTTACAAAAACAGCTTTTAATGCAGACGAATTAACGGTAGTTTGGCAAACAATAAACGTAGAACACGCTTGTCATTATTGTGTACCTGCACACACAGGAATTGCAAAAATGATGAAAGTAGATGATGCTATTATAGAAGCATTACGTAACGAAACTCCTTTAGAAAGTGCAAAATTAGAAGCTTTACGTACCTTTACATTAATCATTACACGTAACAGAGGTCATGTATCTCAAGAAGATTTAAATACATTTTATGCTGCTGGTTATACAGAAAGAAGTGTTTTAGATATCATCTTAGGATTATCTCAAAAAGTAATTAGTAATTACACAAATCATATTGCAAATACGCCAGTAGATGCAGCTTTTCAACCATTTGCTTGGGAGAAAAAATAA
- a CDS encoding EthD family reductase has protein sequence MIKVSVMYPNSKDVQFDVDYYKNSHLPMISKAVGTALKGLELDLGIASRVPGEPAPYVAIAHLLFDDVAAFQASFGPHAKVFADDVKNYSNVQGELQISELITF, from the coding sequence ATGATAAAAGTATCCGTAATGTACCCAAACAGTAAAGATGTACAGTTTGATGTAGATTATTATAAAAACAGTCACTTACCAATGATTTCTAAAGCAGTTGGTACTGCCTTAAAAGGTTTAGAGTTAGATTTAGGCATTGCGAGTAGAGTTCCTGGAGAACCGGCTCCTTATGTAGCAATTGCACATTTATTATTTGATGATGTTGCTGCTTTTCAGGCTTCATTTGGTCCGCATGCAAAAGTATTTGCAGACGATGTAAAAAATTACAGTAATGTACAAGGAGAACTTCAAATTAGTGAATTGATAA
- a CDS encoding tetratricopeptide repeat protein has protein sequence MSNAFKNKEFEKVIKLGKQIVESEPNDFDGLLGIGKAYNILNEFKNAIPYLEKAVNCSENDWQFAWSNIELMESNFAIGNIEKAKEFYKKSLEYKGTKNSNKKLKGLALLFGFDKVYENWKTLETDNITFHFQNGTSIIDKENYIKERENAFLNINILFSSYLPKKIDFFVWKSNEEAVKTLNKSLGFTNPKYCISHNRDNQTKGHEIAHNISFWIEKTNIRNRLINEGIGVYFDQTGTDRLKKAKKVLENKRIDIKELWINGNNYSEKIFYPVAGAFVENLVLINQKKFIELCKNQTYENAELIYGKELKEIISEFNKKLNK, from the coding sequence ATGAGTAATGCTTTTAAAAATAAAGAATTTGAAAAAGTTATTAAATTAGGAAAACAAATAGTTGAATCTGAACCAAATGATTTTGATGGACTTTTAGGAATTGGAAAAGCATATAATATTTTAAATGAATTTAAGAATGCTATTCCGTATTTAGAAAAGGCAGTTAATTGTTCCGAAAATGATTGGCAATTTGCTTGGTCGAATATTGAGTTAATGGAATCTAATTTTGCCATTGGAAATATAGAAAAAGCTAAAGAATTCTATAAAAAATCGTTAGAATATAAAGGAACGAAAAACTCAAATAAGAAGTTAAAAGGTTTAGCTTTATTGTTTGGATTTGACAAAGTTTACGAAAATTGGAAAACATTAGAAACTGATAATATTACTTTTCATTTTCAAAATGGAACATCAATCATTGACAAAGAAAATTACATTAAAGAAAGAGAAAATGCTTTTCTAAATATTAATATTCTTTTCTCTTCATATTTACCTAAAAAAATTGATTTTTTTGTTTGGAAATCAAACGAGGAAGCCGTTAAAACTTTAAACAAATCTTTAGGTTTTACAAATCCAAAATATTGTATTTCTCATAATAGAGATAACCAAACTAAAGGACACGAAATAGCTCACAACATTTCCTTTTGGATAGAAAAAACAAACATCAGAAACAGATTAATTAATGAAGGAATTGGAGTTTATTTTGACCAAACAGGAACGGATAGGTTAAAAAAGGCTAAAAAAGTACTTGAAAATAAAAGAATAGATATTAAGGAACTTTGGATAAATGGAAATAATTATTCCGAAAAAATATTTTATCCTGTTGCTGGAGCATTTGTAGAAAATCTAGTTTTGATTAATCAGAAAAAATTTATTGAATTATGCAAAAATCAAACTTACGAGAATGCTGAATTAATTTATGGCAAAGAATTGAAAGAAATAATATCTGAATTTAATAAAAAACTGAACAAATAA